One Malus sylvestris chromosome 14, drMalSylv7.2, whole genome shotgun sequence DNA segment encodes these proteins:
- the LOC126600168 gene encoding uncharacterized protein LOC126600168, producing MKNLMASFEAVAGNEPGNRSSREEPVQSSDAMRKPRILLAATGSVAALKFVSLCQIFSRWAEVKAVATRASLCFIDRASLPKDVIIYTDGDEWSSWRKIGDSVLHIELKKWADIMVIAPLSANTLGKIAERLCDNLLTCLVDAWDWKKPLFVAPAMNTLMWSNPFTELHVMSIDNLGILLIPPIRGEMAEPSTINSTVRLFYTHKFNRVAALDALQDNALRKPRILLAASGSVAAIKFAHLCRSFSVWSEVRAIATSASFHFIDRASLPKDVILYTDEEELSRWNTEYDSARPVELRHWADIMVIAPLSANTLAKIARGLCDNLLSSVVYAWDHNKPLYVAPAMNAMMWNNPFTEKHLKMIRDELGVKLILPRTKNGAMAEIDVIDGFVKDRLPDKI from the exons ATGAAGAATTTGATGGCGTCTTTTGAAGCGGTGGCTGGCAATGAACCTGGGAATCGCAGTAGCAGAGAGGAGCCAGTGCAAAGCAGTGATGCTATGAGGAAGCCTCGGATTTTACTTGCTGCTACTGGAAGTGTAGCTGCCCTAAAGTTTGTCAGCCTCTGCCAGATTTTTTCTCGATGGGCGGAAGTAAAAGCAGTTGCCACAAGAGCATCTTTGTGTTTCATTGATCGAGCATCGCTTCCAAAGGATGTGATTATTTACACTGATGGGGATGAATGGTCCAGTTGGAGGAAAATTGGAGATAGCGTGCTTCACATCGAGCTTAAAAAATGGGCTGATATTATGGTTATTGCTCCATTGTCAGCAAACACACTAGGCAAG ATTGCTGAGAGATTGTGTGACAATCTACTCACCTGTCTTGTAGATGCATGGGACTGGAAAAAGCCTTTGTTTGTTGCGCCGGCCATGAACACCTTGATGTGGAGCAATCCCTTCACCGAGCTACATGTGATGTCTATTGATAACCTAGGAATTTTACTCATCCCACCTATCCGTGGTGAAATGGCTGAGCCTTCTACAATCAACTCCACTGTAAGACTCTTTTACACTCACAAATTCAACAGGGTTGCTGCATTGGATGCATTACAAGACAATGCTCTGAGGAAGCCACGGATTCTACTCGCTGCTAGCGGGAGTGTAGCTGCCATAAAGTTTGCTCACCTCTGCCGTAGTTTCTCTGTATGGTCAGAAGTAAGAGCAATTGCCACAAGTGCATCTTTTCATTTCATCGATAGAGCATCACTCCCCAAGGATGTAATACTCTACACCGACGAAGAAGAATTGTCCAGATGGAACACAGAATATGATAGTGCGCGTCCCGTTGAGCTTCGCCATTGGGCTGATATAATGGTTATTGCCCCATTGTCAGCAAACACACTAGCCAAG ATTGCCCGGGGATTGTGTGACAATCTACTCTCCTCTGTTGTATATGCATGGGATCACAACAAGCCTTTATATGTTGCACCGGCCATGAACGCCATGATGTGGAACAATCCTTTCACAGAGAAACATTTGAAGATGATTAGGGATGAACTCGGAGTTAAACTCATCCTTCCTCGTACAAAGAATGGTGCAATGGCTGAAATTGATGTGATTGACGGTTTTGTAAAAGACCGTTTACCAGACAAAATTTGA